TACTCGTGACGCCAATAGCATCTGCCCTAATCCGTTTAAGTCCCGAGAACCGACAAAAGACATGGTCGATCATCCTCCTGCAGCATGAGGAACGTCTTTTCCTGGCCGGAAAACGATGCATGGTCCGAACGCAACTCCAGCGGCGGTGCTGCTCCGCGCGGTGCAAGCGCCGTGGAGATGGGAGCATGATAATGAACGACGACTTACCCTTGCCGTGGCTCGTGTCGCTTGCCAGTGACGATAAACAGTCTTCGCGCTTTCAGCATCGTCATGGAATGTCAGCGGCAAAACGCCCTTTGTATCGCTTGCAGACAACTCCTATAAGGTCGTCGCATCCGTCTCCACGTTTCCACGACCAGCGGCATCCGCAGTAGGGATTGTCCTTGCGCTACATGGGGCCCCATCAAGTACCACAGAAACATCTACGCATGGTACCTGCTTCGCAGCATCAGGCACGCATGAACGCAACGACACCGTAAACGCGTCGACGGCGCCAAGACAACGTGGAATGCCAGGCAGAAGAAGCACAAAACCCACTAGCAGAAGTCTGATCGGAGCCATATGAGAAAACTTCGTCTTGCTAACTTATCAACCACTTTTCTGAAGAAATCTCAGATACATGCACGATTCTCTTCGTCATTGATCGGAATCAATGGCGACAAATCGACAGTGCTAAAAGAATCTTCCGCCTATCACACACCTGACTTCAAAGATGTAACCGAAGAGGCAATCAATAGCAGAGCGATGTTGCCTCTTCCTGGCGGAGTTCTCCGATTTAGCCTTTCGGTCAAACGCAATTTTGTACTTCAACCTGCAAAAACTGTTAGGGAACACTCTCCCGTGTATGCAGGTGTAAAGCATTTCTCGTCTGTTGTGTAGTTGTGTATTCGGTTTCGGGCAGTCAAGATAGCGTTAGAAATCGATCTTCGCAGGCAGCTGTCCAAACCGCCGCTCTTCGCTGGTCGCGCCGTTAACTCCACCCTTCGAAGCCAGTATTTCTGGATTAGAAGAATAGTAGCTGGCTGCATTCGCTAGCCCCTGTTGAACATAGAGATTGTGGTGGTTCAGCAGATCGAAGCCTTCTGCTCGCAACTCAATGCTGGCTTCTTTCCAAATATAGAATCTCTTGCTTACGGCCAGGTCGAGGTTCCACGCTCCAGGCCCAACGAATGAGTTCCGCTCTGGCGCGTAAGTTGGAAAGATCCAGTTTGAGTAGCCGCCCAATGCCTGATTCACGCTTCGTTCACCTGTTGGCAGGCTTGGTGTGAGGTAGTACTGATTGGTACCTACATTTACTTGTCCCTTTGACTACGTATACTTCCAACGAGAAATAGGGGTCGAAGGAACATAGCGCGCAACATTGAAAAATGTGCCGTCATTGTTCGTCGAGTCGTAATATGTGAAAGATGAGCCGGTCCGTGCCGTGTAGATGCCCGTTATCTCCCAGCTAGCCAGCACCTGCCCCGCCAATCTGCGATCACTCTTGAGCCACGGCGTCTCGTAGATCGGCGCAATTACGAAACGTTGCCGCACATCCAGATCGCCGGTACCGCGGTCATACCCCGGGTCGAATGGATTGGTATATCCAAGGTTAAATCCGTTGCCATTTGCATAGGTCTCCGAGAGGGTCGAACTCAAATCGTCGATCTGGTGACCCCATGTGTAGTTTGCAGTCATCCCTAAGCCCGTCCGATGCAGGTCCACGGTCTTGAATCGGAGGTTTGTCGCTTCATAGTAAGAATCGCCGCTCGAGCCACGGTTATTGATGTTCGAGTACGTCGCATTCAGTCGAGTAAGTCCAGCATAATTTGCGCCGGCGTCGGGATCACCCAGTAGATAATTTCCTGAGCCGAGGCCATTGATGTTCTTGATGTCGTATAAGTGGGTACCACGTGCTCCCAGGTACTCCACGGCGACTATCGTGTTTTGAGCAACTTGCTGCTCGACAGCAAGACTCCAGAATTGGGTCTGTGGCGTTCTAATATTCTGCGAGACGTTTCGGAGACTCGTGCTCGGGAGTGTCACAGGACCTATCGAATTTCCTAACGCTCCCAGGTTCGTTGAAGTCACCTGAACCTTGTTCTGAACAATCACGCCATAGTTGGGCGGATTCTGGATGACGTTGTACGTCACATTGCCGAAGTTTCTCTCATAACTAACTCCGTAACCGCCACGGACCGAGGTTCTGCCATTAGCCAAAAGATCGAAGGCGAACCCAACCCGCGGACTCACCGTGCCATAGCTGGGCTTCCATAATTCGTGGATCGGACTCTGCGGAGCCATGTAGACCGTGCCGTCTCTTATCTGTTGTAGCAGTCCCGCACCCAACCCCCAATAGAAGTTCGAGTCAAGATTCTGCTTGTTGTTGTGTTGCACGCCGAAATACTCGTATCGCACGCCGTAGTTCACTGTCAGCTTCGAAGTCGCACGCCAGCCATCTTGCCCGTACACAGCCCAATCATGAAATCGGTCACTGCGCGCAAAGTTCGGCTGCGTTGCGGGCGTCGTAATCATTTGTCCCGGATAAGCTCCTTCCGGATTAATTGCAGTGGAGAACGTTCCTAATACGCCTGAAAACAGTCCTGGATATCCGGTTGTGTCACCGGTGACAGAGCCGGCCAGTTGCTCCGTCGCCTGCGCATACGCACCAAAAGACCTATTCTCCTGGATATAGAGTACCTGCGAGCCGAACTGGAGCGAATGCGCCTTCTTGATCCAGTTCACATCCTGATTCCACTGAATCGCATTCTGCGGTCCGCCATACGGCAGGCTGAAGCCCGTGCCAGGAAACGCTACATTTACACCACCGATATTTGCGCTCGCACCCAGAAACAGATCTGGCGTCGTCACAGCAATGGGCTTTGAGTTGTTATTCAGGTTTATCCTACTGAACGCCACGTGCCCGTTCGTTACAAGCGACGCCGAGAAGGTGTGTGTGACACCGGCCAGAGCGGAGTAGTCTCTCTGAGTTGCACCCACATCATAGTTTGAGTATGGGGTATAGGCCGTTGTTCCTGGAGGCTGCGACTGGCGATACGTGATATAGCGCCCGAACCACGCTGTCTTATTCGAGAAGTTGTAATCCCCGCGCAAAGTGACGTTATACGAGCTTTCTGGGACTCCCCCGCCTGCATCCTGAGGGACGTTGTAATTCACTAAGCTTAGCGCAGGAGTTGATGATGGGACGCCAGGAAACAATGGTGAAGGATTGGAATTGCTCGGATTTGACGCAGCGCCAGCCTGTGCGTTTGTTAGCGTGTTCGCAAAGGCGAACGTTTGGCCATACTGTGTCAAAAACGACTGCACTGTCGGTGCCAGGTAGCTCTGCACCTGCGGCGTCAGAATATATGCTTGGACGTTTGCATCGCTTCGAACGCGTAAGCACTCTGTGCCCGCAGCTACGAACAGCTTGTCCTTCACAACAGGCCCGCTCGCAAAAAAGCCGAATTGGTTTCGCGTTTATCCACCTTTAGGTTGCCCACTCAGATCACCGGTCACACTGTTGGCCGTATACGCTGCGAGACGGTTGAATTCTGTCAGCGTACCGTGAAACCTATTGGTGCCGCTTGTGGTCACTACATTCACAACTCCGCCAGACGCGCGACCATACTGAGGCTCAAAATTGCTTGTCGTCATGCGTACCTCGGCGATCGAGTCGATCGGGACCTGGATGCCTACGACATCACCAAACAACTCCGTGTTCTCAATCCCGTCCAGCAGTATCTCGGTGCCACTCGAACGTTGTCCATTAATCGAATAGCCGACACCGAGATTGGCTGAATTCTCCGCATGGCCCTGCGCCGCATCGCCGTTTGAGATATTGCCGGAGATCGCGACAAAGTCGTACACATTCCGAGTCAGGCTCGGCAATTCGCTTACCTGCTGCGGGCTGATGATCTCTGAGATTTCTAGTGAATCCGTATTTACCTGAGATCCACCCAGCGACTCCACCTCAACTGTCTGAGTGACACCCACGGCTGAAAGTTTTGCATCGAGGGGTGCATGGCCACCCACCGTTACTTCAACCTCGGCTTTCAGTACCGCGAATCCATCTGCTGTTACAGACACCTCATACACGGAGGCAGTGAGATTTTCCATCTGGTAGGTGCCATTGGGAGCCGTCTTCACGGTGCGAGCAGCGTTCGTGCCGGCATTGACGGCCGTCACCGTCGCCTCGGCAATTGCCGCACCCGTTGTATCCGTCACTATGCCAGAAAGAACGCCAGCATCAGCTTGGCTGAATGCGGTTCCCACATTGACTGTAATTATGAAGACCAATACAAGCAGGCGCTTCAACACGGAGACCTCCTTGGTTATACAGAGGGAGATGCGCAAAACTCGGTATGAACTCGAGACGTCACGATGACCTCCAGGATTGAGAGTGTCGTATTCGCAAACGCACTAATCAAGTCCCAATGTCGTTATTGCGCGTTGGACGGCAATAGCCCGATGTGCGTGCTCGAAAAAACGTAGTCTGTACTCGAGGCAAGCTTCATATGGCAAGACGCGCATTGCTGCTGAGGCCGGATCGTGGCAGCCGCTTGATACATCGAGCCGTTTGATCGAAAGGCAAAGTAGCCCCAGTTGCCTGGCGCAGATGGAAAGCGTTTGCTGTCTTTCACCATCATTCCCAGTCCGATATAGCTGGCTTGGAAGATGCCCGATCCAAACGATGTAAAACAGACAAAAGTGCTCTTATCGCAGTCCTTTCCAGTCTTGATAAGGCTGATCTCTTTCACGATCTGCGTGCCGTCCGGCCAGGCTCCGGTCCTTTTGAAAGAATCGAACGCGGCGGGGGTGATGTATGTGTCCATAACTTGCGGGGTCGTGATCTGGGAGCCGTCAAGAACACTGCGCCCATCAGGCTTGATTCGAGCTCCTACGTGTTCCCATTGTCTATAACCGTCAGGAAGGTGAAGACTTCCGTCCTCTTCGAAGACTGCAGAATGAATAGATATCGTCGATTCCGATTGAGATGCGAGTACTTGATTCTTAGCCAAGCCTCCGGTGGTGGTAGTCACGACCGCCAGGACTGTAAGCACACCTAGCGCAAGTCCTACCAGACGGAGACGAGTGACGGTCCTCAACAGCCTTGTATTGATCATGGAAGACTCCTGTTCAATGCCTGTTTGATCCTTCATGCAGGCGGTTGAGGACCAACAATATCTATGATCGGCGTCTTCAGAGACGTCCGGCACCTTATAGAACATGGGCTTGCCCCTATATTT
The nucleotide sequence above comes from Tunturibacter empetritectus. Encoded proteins:
- a CDS encoding TonB-dependent receptor — its product is MKDKLFVAAGTECLRVRSDANVQAYILTPQVQSYLAPTVQSFLTQYGQTFAFANTLTNAQAGAASNPSNSNPSPLFPGVPSSTPALSLVNYNVPQDAGGGVPESSYNVTLRGDYNFSNKTAWFGRYITYRQSQPPGTTAYTPYSNYDVGATQRDYSALAGVTHTFSASLVTNGHVAFSRINLNNNSKPIAVTTPDLFLGASANIGGVNVAFPGTGFSLPYGGPQNAIQWNQDVNWIKKAHSLQFGSQVLYIQENRSFGAYAQATEQLAGSVTGDTTGYPGLFSGVLGTFSTAINPEGAYPGQMITTPATQPNFARSDRFHDWAVYGQDGWRATSKLTVNYGVRYEYFGVQHNNKQNLDSNFYWGLGAGLLQQIRDGTVYMAPQSPIHELWKPSYGTVSPRVGFAFDLLANGRTSVRGGYGVSYERNFGNVTYNVIQNPPNYGVIVQNKVQVTSTNLGALGNSIGPVTLPSTSLRNVSQNIRTPQTQFWSLAVEQQVAQNTIVAVEYLGARGTHLYDIKNINGLGSGNYLLGDPDAGANYAGLTRLNATYSNINNRGSSGDSYYEATNLRFKTVDLHRTGLGMTANYTWGHQIDDLSSTLSETYANGNGFNLGYTNPFDPGYDRGTGDLDVRQRFVIAPIYETPWLKSDRRLAGQVLASWEITGIYTARTGSSFTYYDSTNNDGTFFNVARYVPSTPISRWKYT
- a CDS encoding TonB-dependent receptor, coding for MLKRLLVLVFIITVNVGTAFSQADAGVLSGIVTDTTGAAIAEATVTAVNAGTNAARTVKTAPNGTYQMENLTASVYEVSVTADGFAVLKAEVEVTVGGHAPLDAKLSAVGVTQTVEVESLGGSQVNTDSLEISEIISPQQVSELPSLTRNVYDFVAISGNISNGDAAQGHAENSANLGVGYSINGQRSSGTEILLDGIENTELFGDVVGIQVPIDSIAEVRMTTSNFEPQYGRASGGVVNVVTTSGTNRFHGTLTEFNRLAAYTANSVTGDLSGQPKGG
- a CDS encoding cytochrome P460 family protein; protein product: MFYKVPDVSEDADHRYCWSSTACMKDQTGIEQESSMINTRLLRTVTRLRLVGLALGVLTVLAVVTTTTGGLAKNQVLASQSESTISIHSAVFEEDGSLHLPDGYRQWEHVGARIKPDGRSVLDGSQITTPQVMDTYITPAAFDSFKRTGAWPDGTQIVKEISLIKTGKDCDKSTFVCFTSFGSGIFQASYIGLGMMVKDSKRFPSAPGNWGYFAFRSNGSMYQAAATIRPQQQCASCHMKLASSTDYVFSSTHIGLLPSNAQ